Proteins found in one Phycisphaerae bacterium genomic segment:
- a CDS encoding TldD/PmbA family protein, translating into MSDLVRQVFDLILPAVERARRLGAAFADVRAVSSTGSSLLVQDERAEKMFHSHSAGIGVRVLVDGSWGFASCDGFDRRQLEDGLEQAMALARLAAPVVADRGMVASVEPVRDEVRRLGRLEVDQISLEEKRRRCLEHERLALAAGEGKIVNSMVGYGDAVRRQWVVNTAGTQVYTELGRARLSCQVTAIEGKVRQRNFQVLGHQGGPELLLDVAPEQISVKAGRKVLEQLRAKKAPAGEFPVVFHPTISGLLAHEALGHNAEGDSVWTGQSILAGKFGEPIASPLVTIVDDSTLAGKYGSEPYDSEGVAARTRTIVKDGVLTELLHSLETAGQFQTQPNGCGRAQDHTSPPICRMSNTFFQPGESTFEEMLAGIERGIYLREGHEGYVYPERGQFLCRAHEAQMIEHGRLGEPLRDVSVSGLLVETLMNIDKVGGDFEMIFPGTCGKSGQGVPTDCGGPHLRVSKMVVGGESA; encoded by the coding sequence ATGAGTGACCTGGTGCGTCAGGTGTTCGATCTGATACTGCCGGCGGTGGAACGGGCGCGGCGGCTTGGGGCGGCGTTCGCGGACGTGCGGGCGGTTTCGTCGACGGGGAGTTCGCTGCTGGTCCAGGACGAACGTGCGGAGAAGATGTTCCACTCGCACAGCGCGGGGATCGGGGTGCGGGTGCTGGTGGATGGGAGTTGGGGATTTGCCAGTTGCGACGGTTTCGACCGGCGTCAGCTCGAAGACGGTTTGGAGCAGGCGATGGCGCTGGCCCGATTGGCGGCGCCGGTGGTGGCGGACCGGGGCATGGTCGCATCGGTTGAGCCGGTTCGCGACGAGGTTCGGCGACTTGGGCGGCTCGAGGTGGACCAGATCAGCCTTGAGGAGAAGCGCCGGCGCTGCCTGGAGCACGAGCGGCTGGCGTTGGCGGCGGGCGAAGGGAAGATCGTCAATTCGATGGTGGGCTACGGCGACGCGGTGCGGCGGCAGTGGGTGGTCAATACGGCCGGCACGCAGGTGTATACGGAGCTTGGCCGTGCGCGGCTGAGTTGCCAGGTCACGGCGATCGAGGGCAAGGTTCGTCAGCGGAATTTCCAGGTGCTCGGGCATCAGGGCGGACCGGAGCTTCTGCTGGACGTGGCGCCGGAACAGATTTCGGTGAAGGCGGGCCGGAAGGTGCTTGAGCAGTTGCGGGCGAAGAAGGCTCCGGCGGGCGAGTTTCCGGTGGTTTTTCATCCGACGATCAGCGGGCTGCTGGCGCACGAGGCGCTCGGGCACAACGCGGAGGGCGACAGCGTGTGGACCGGCCAGTCGATCCTGGCGGGCAAGTTCGGCGAGCCGATCGCCAGCCCGCTGGTGACGATCGTGGACGATTCGACTCTGGCGGGCAAGTACGGTTCGGAGCCGTACGACAGCGAGGGCGTGGCGGCGCGGACGCGGACGATCGTCAAGGACGGCGTGTTGACGGAGTTGCTTCACAGCCTGGAGACGGCGGGGCAGTTTCAGACCCAGCCGAACGGCTGCGGACGCGCGCAAGACCACACGTCGCCGCCGATCTGCCGGATGAGCAACACGTTCTTTCAGCCGGGCGAGTCGACGTTCGAGGAGATGCTGGCGGGGATTGAGCGCGGCATCTATCTGCGGGAGGGGCACGAAGGGTACGTGTATCCGGAGCGCGGGCAGTTTTTGTGCCGGGCCCATGAGGCGCAGATGATCGAGCACGGTCGGCTGGGCGAGCCGCTTCGCGACGTGAGCGTCAGCGGGCTGCTGGTAGAGACGCTGATGAATATCGACAAGGTCGGCGGCGATTTCGAGATGATTTTTCCAGGCACGTGCGGCAAGTCGGGCCAGGGCGTGCCGACGGATTGCGGCGGGCCGCATCTGCGGGTATCGAAAATGGTGGTCGGAGGCGAGAGCGCATGA
- a CDS encoding RDD family protein yields MFGAASSSVAAGSPEPTAVWVQPTRTGQWLVVQQKDGDSHFLHAGYQTAQARWQWFQVNGQAQAVGSTLEYLYLAFQDGFVYRYSSEKGRVSKYAVRVPEEYRLRALTGGIDRKRLYAIGQYSPKQPDTQSAAATSPAGRQVIFEYVRGEWQALADLPEMVEETDAVSFVPDVRQIDLLIQKGTRRFAHWVFRNGAWSGPNRFELDEAVGRHWLGVSSAASPLYLAACRQTDGAARLDLYSIGEQGDVSDPVALPVRDGAADHCELLDVAFTASHLELVQLLAGGEARLARYDYAGQAVGEPEELPASLRTEPAREPEITNLVILVLLAFLFFLARAFHPARTPELPSDVALAEYWRRTLAAVIDFLPVSLAVSLIWYDRFNELYLQAGSFSQLVEQSAQDSRLVFASLATVIGYGLYCMITELIWSATPGKLLFGLRVRSARDPASPASVLQIVVRNVAKALELYSPPLFVVMLMTLFLTSLRQRTGDLLAGTIVVQPAPTGEAPPHE; encoded by the coding sequence ATGTTCGGCGCCGCGTCTTCTTCGGTGGCGGCGGGGAGCCCGGAGCCGACGGCGGTATGGGTTCAGCCGACTCGGACGGGCCAGTGGCTGGTGGTTCAGCAGAAGGACGGGGATTCCCATTTTCTTCACGCTGGGTATCAGACGGCGCAGGCCCGGTGGCAGTGGTTTCAGGTGAATGGCCAGGCACAGGCGGTGGGCTCGACGCTTGAATACCTGTATCTGGCGTTTCAGGATGGATTTGTGTATCGCTACAGCTCCGAGAAGGGGCGGGTGTCGAAGTATGCTGTGCGGGTGCCGGAGGAGTATCGGCTTCGGGCGCTGACCGGCGGGATCGATCGGAAGCGGCTGTATGCGATCGGTCAGTACAGCCCGAAGCAGCCGGATACGCAGAGCGCTGCGGCGACCTCGCCGGCTGGGCGGCAGGTGATTTTCGAGTACGTTCGCGGCGAGTGGCAGGCGTTGGCCGATCTGCCCGAGATGGTGGAGGAGACGGACGCGGTGTCGTTCGTTCCGGACGTCCGGCAGATCGATTTGCTGATCCAGAAGGGTACGCGGCGGTTTGCCCACTGGGTTTTCCGCAACGGTGCGTGGTCGGGGCCCAACCGTTTTGAGCTTGACGAGGCGGTCGGGCGGCACTGGTTGGGCGTATCGTCGGCTGCGAGTCCGCTGTATTTGGCGGCCTGCCGTCAGACCGATGGTGCGGCGCGGCTTGATTTGTACAGTATCGGCGAACAGGGCGACGTGTCCGATCCGGTCGCCCTTCCCGTTCGCGACGGCGCGGCTGACCATTGCGAACTGCTCGACGTCGCCTTTACCGCGAGTCATCTGGAGTTGGTGCAGCTTTTGGCCGGGGGCGAGGCAAGGCTGGCGCGATACGACTACGCCGGCCAGGCCGTCGGGGAGCCGGAGGAGTTGCCGGCGTCTCTGCGGACGGAGCCGGCCCGGGAGCCGGAGATCACGAACCTGGTGATTCTGGTCCTTTTGGCGTTCCTGTTCTTCCTGGCGCGGGCGTTCCATCCGGCCCGGACGCCGGAGTTGCCGTCCGACGTAGCGTTGGCGGAGTACTGGCGTCGCACACTGGCGGCGGTGATCGATTTTCTGCCGGTGTCGCTGGCGGTCTCGTTGATCTGGTACGATCGGTTCAATGAGCTGTACCTTCAGGCCGGGTCGTTCTCGCAACTGGTCGAGCAGTCGGCCCAGGACAGTCGCCTGGTGTTCGCGTCACTGGCGACGGTGATCGGGTACGGGCTCTACTGCATGATTACGGAACTGATCTGGTCGGCGACGCCGGGCAAGCTGCTTTTCGGTCTGCGGGTGCGTTCGGCCCGCGATCCGGCCTCGCCGGCGTCGGTGTTGCAGATCGTGGTTCGGAACGTTGCCAAGGCGTTGGAGCTGTATTCGCCGCCGCTGTTCGTGGTGATGTTGATGACGCTGTTTTTGACGAGCCTGCGTCAGCGGACGGGCGATCTGCTGGCTGGGACCATCGTGGTGCAACCGGCCCCTACCGGGGAGGCGCCGCCCCATGAGTGA